From the genome of Passer domesticus isolate bPasDom1 chromosome 12, bPasDom1.hap1, whole genome shotgun sequence:
CAAGGGAACAACTCCTTGTGCTAGGTATGTGCCCAGTGAAGGTGTGCCTAAGCAGGGTAACACCCGTACCCACCTGTGTTGGATGGAGTGAAGCCAGGTAAGGATGGGCTGTTGAGGCCTGGGAGCAAGACTGGAGGGATGCCCTGTAGCGCTGGGTACGCAGCAGGAAGGTTCAGAGCTTGCAGGGGCGTGTTGTCAAACATGCCTTGCTGTTGAGCTGCCAGACCAAGAACCTCGTTGGCTTTTTTGATTCGgtccagctcctgctgagccATCAACTGACGTACAGTAGCTGGGTCAAAATACTCCTTTTCCTTATCCAACTGACTTCCAATGGTTTCTTTAACTTTGGAGATATGCTGTTGAGAGAAGATATGGTCACGTACAGACAGCCGAGCGCTGTACTTGATGCCACACAAAGTGCACTCTGTTTTGGGTCCCTCGTAACTTGTTTGGTTTATACCAAAATGCTTGGCCATGCTGAGTTTTGACTTCTTCTCTTTCGCCCTGGCATTCTGGAACCAGACCTGAACAACTCTCTTTGGCAGTCCAATGTCATTGCCCAGAACCTCACACTCCAGCATGGTTGGTGTCCTGTAGTCATTAAAGCACGACTTAAGAACCTTGAGCTGGAGATTAGTCATCTGAGTGCGAAAGCGTTTCTGCCCGGGCCGGTCCCCGCTTTCGCCAGACTTGCTGGCTGAACCGctggcaccagggctgggcGAGCAGGGGTCTGCAAGGCTGGAGGTTTCACTGTAGTCCACGGTACCTTCATTGTCGTACTCTTTGCTGTAgaagctgggagctgggctgacCAGGCCAGAAGACAGACGATCTTCATATTCAGACATTGCTATCATGGCTGCTTTAGTCAGACCTTCGCTGGGCCCTGATGTGGATTTGGTTTCGGTTGCAATCCCTGTTGCACTATCGTTGTCTGCGTTCCCTTCGTCTCCTGTGGTAGTGTCTGTGATTGCAGTATTGACGGAAGAGCAGTCATCGTTGTCCAGCTTTGTCTGGTCAAAGTTCAGATTGACTGAGGACATGGAGGGACTCTCAAAGTCTTCAACCCCTTCCACCTTAATGGAAGATGGACTCAGCAGGGTTCTAGGTGACAGTTCCATACTCTTGTTCACCGGGGAGAGGGGAACGCTCTGTCCGTCGCTGCTGGTTGGTGGCATGTGGGAGAAGCTGGCTCCATCAAAGAtgtctcctttcatctggaGCCCCCCGTCGCAGTCTAGAAGCATAGCAGACAGCGTCAGGTTGTACCCAGCTCGCTTGGCCTCGTGCCAGTGACGGGACCGGATGTGAGCTTCCAGAGCTGTCTTTGCTTTAAAGAGAGCTCGGCAGAAGGGACACCGTCTGTGGGCTTGGGCAGGCCCCACAGCTCTGAACTGCCCCTTCCTCTCTCGTGCACGGGTGTTCTGGAACCAAACCTGTACCACGCGCTTCTTCAAGCCCACTTCATGTGCAATGTGATCCAGCATCTTCCGTGTGGGGTTGGAGTCCAGCAAGTACTTCTGGTACAGGATTTCCAGCTGCTCAGGGGTAATGGTTGTCCTTAGACGCTTATCCCTTTGGGGTTCTTCTCCCCCAGTCCCACTGTCATTCTCTCCAGGGCTTGCACTGGCCTTTTCCTCCAGCTTTCTCTTCAGCGTGTTCATGGTGGATGTTGGAGTCGATGGAGAGGTGGCTGAGCTTGCTGGAATCTGTGGTAATGTTCCAGACAGCAGCTGGCTTGCCAGTAGTGGATTACTGGGATCAAAAAGCATGAATGGCATATCCAGTGTTCTGTCCAGGAATGGGGGGTGGATAAACTGGTTCTGTGCACTCAGGAAATGCAGCTGCTGATGCTCTTGCCAATGCTCAAAGGAAGGAAATGCCAGTTTACACTGGTCACACTGGTATGGGATTAGCTGAGGAGGTAGGTTTGCCAGCTGCTGAGGGGTGGATGTGTGAATGGGTTTGAGGGAGAGGTGTGAGAGCTGAGATGGACTCGGACTTGACTGTGACAAGGAgcactgagggggctgaggagGAGGTGGCTGTTGCAGCGAAGAGGGGGAGGATAACTGTGAAATCTTTTGGTGTGCTGAACTTGTCTTTTGTTCTCCTTGGTCCTGTTGCTGCTGAGGCTCTTGCTTTGGTTGCACTTGCTTCtcttgggtttggttttgctgtGTACTTGGAGGTTCAGACTGCTTTGGTTTCTCATCTGTAGCTTCTGCTTTAGAACTAAAGGTGGAGGAATCGTCTGCCTCTGCcgtgagctgcagaagagctgaagaGGTCGCATTGGCTGAAGATGTAGGTGTGCTGTAAGCTTGTGAGGGCATcggggtgctgcaggaggaactGGTTGGAGTCAAGAGCTCTATTGCATCCATAGAGTCTTCGTTCTGGCTATCATCTTgtccatcctcatcctcatctttGTAACAAAGCTTCTTCTGGTGTTTAATGAGATCAAAAATGCGCTGAAAGACCAGACTGCACTTTTTGCACTGGTAGTTCAAGTTGCTTGTTCTAATGTACCTGTCATTTGTGAGCTCCCGTCGCTCCCCGTCTTTGCCTTCTCCCTGATTCTCATAGTTTTTCCTAGCTTTCTGACGGGCATTCTGAAACCACACCACTATAACACGTGTTGGGAGGTTCAgcaagttagaaagctgctcaAATTCATCATCCTTTGGGTAAGCATTGGCATCAAAGAAGTCTTGTAGGACTCTGAGCTGGTAGTCAGTAAAACGAGTTCGAGAGGACCGCTTGCTTCCCCAGTACTCCTGCTTCTGAGGCTCTGGAGAAGGAGGCCGTGAGTCTATCTTCAGCTCTTCCAGACTGGTAATGGGAGGGTTGCTGAAGTTGTATGGGGAGTCCTTGTTGCGTTGGCGCTCCTTGAACAGGGTGTTTCTGAACCAGTGCTTGATCACTTTCTGGGGCAATCCAGATTTGTCTGCCATCTCTTTGATCTGTTCCTCACTTGGGGAATTGTTAATGTCAAAATACTGCCGAAGGACTCTGAGCTGGTCATCGGTGATCCGCGTGCGTGGCCTcttgttctgctgctgctggagaaggctGGGGTTGAGCTGATGCTGGTACAACTGGGCCAAGTCAGCGGGCAGGGGGTCTACAGGGCCCAGCTGAGGCGGCAACTGTGCTGGCAATGTCTGCAGGGGCATGGTTTGCATCATGAGTGGTGAGAAGATGGGCAGCTCCATAGGCATGGAGAGCTGGGTGAGCGGCAcagagggctgggctggtgcgATGGTGGGAGAGGTGATGGGTGGGGCAGAAGTGgggatggcaggagcagcagcaggctggggaggggctggaggcagcggcgggggcggcggcggcggcgggggcggctcTGGGGTCTGCGGCCGCAGCGGGTACAGCTTGTCGTAGTGTTCTCTGTACTGTTTGGCAAATCTCTCTAACTGCTTAAAGGGAAAGTAATGTTGGTGAACGTGCTCTTGGTGGCTCTTCAGGATGAGGATGTTTGAGAAGAACTTGCCGCACGTGTCGCACTCCAGCTTTTCCAAGTTCTCACCTTGCTCTGTCTTCCCATTTTTCTTCTGCCCCTTTTGCTTGTTCTCGTTGTACTGAATGACGAGCTCAAAGCCAAAGTTTTCCAGCAAGGCTTTGGTGGCATTGCCCCTCGCGTCAGAAGCAATCCGTGGAGGCAGTATGGAGGGCTCTGAACTGCTGCCTGGCACAAAGTCCTTCTTCTCTTTGGGCTTTAAGTTATCAGGAAGAGACTCCTTCAGTGTTATGTTATTGTCTCCCCTCTCTGCGCTTTCCCTTTCCCGTGGGGTTTCTTTATCTTTCTCCTTCACTATAGATTTATTCTTCTTCTCTGGGTGCTGGCTCTGCTGTAGTAGGACGGAGTGGGGTTGGGACAAGGACAGCTgaccttgctgctgctgcaagagcTGTGGATGGctctgctgagggagctgaaCTTGTGCCTTCAGGTCCTCCAGCAAACTTGGACCCGTCCCAGTCAATGTCAGTGCACCACTGGTGACAGGCAAGCTGACTTCTGGATTGAGCTGAAACTCAGCACTGGGGATGTAGAATGGGAACagaagatgctgctgctgctgcagctgcagaagggTCTCAGTGGTCATTGGAAAGTGCGGCAAAAGTGCTGGGTTGAAGAGCTGGGactgcaggagagcagcctgctgctgcagctcctgctgcaggtgggCCTGGacctgtgcctgtgccaagGTTTGAGcttgttgttgctgctgctgctgctgctgctgctgttgctgctgctgctgctgcctggatgcAATCATGTCTGCCAGCTTCTTGCGGTTCACCTCtttgggctctgcagaggaggagatgttaGTGCTTACAGCGTTACCCAAGGGAGGAATTCCCACACTGTCACTGGAGACCTGGTTGAGCAGGCTGGGAATGGGAGTGGTGCCTGAAGTGCTTGTGCTGGTGGTTGCAAAAGCATTGCTGTTGGTGGCACTGACAGGGCTCGGTGTGGACGAGCCCAGcgagaggctgctgctgctgctgctgttgccagCCCCGTTGCTGCTGCCGCCGGCCGCCTCCAGCTTGGCTGCGCGAGCCTTGGTCTGGTGCAGGACAGACCTCATGTGGATCTCCAGAGTCGAGCTCTGGCTGTAGGCCACGTTGCAGGTGTTACACTTGAAAGGTTTGTTGTCTGGACTGCTGGTAGGCTCAGGCTGCCCAGTAGCAGACTCTTGGAGGGCTCGTTTCAGTTTATGCAGATGAGAAACGGAATTGTAATGTACCAGGAGAATGTTCTTCTGCGTGAAGGACTCCTTGCAGACTGTGCACTTGTATGGGCGAGATGGATCTAGAAATTTCTCCATAGTGAAGTTAGGGCCCTTCCTAAAGGGCAAGGCCCTTTTTGGTTCTGAGCCAGAGTCCTCTTGCACCGACCCTGAATCGCTGCCTGTTGGGCTCTGCTTATCTTCCAGGTCGCTCTCTTCTTCCTTATCTTCCTCGACTATTATTGTGTGGTCCTCGGCAAGTGAGGGGTCACCCATAGCAAGGAGGTCCCCATTGACCAAGAGACCACCGTAGAGCTGCTGAATGTCAGCCTCACTCAGCTCCAGGTGGCTGGTTTCCAGATGCTTCTTCAGGGCCTGGAAGGTTCGGAAGCTGCgctggcagaggcagcacaTGGTGGCTGCCCGGATGACATGGTACTGGGAATGGAGCTGCAGCTTCTCGATGGTTTTGAAGGCCAGGCTGCACTGGTTGCAGCGGTACTTGTAGACGTGGCGGTCAGAGACCGGCAGCTGAGGCCGCTTGGCATGGACGTCGTTGAagtgtgtctgcagggctgctgagcTCTTGAacacctggctgcagcccttcTTCCAGCACAGGAAGCCAGAGTCCTCCCGGGCAGTGCTCGGATCAGCTGGAGTGGGCTTGGGGTCTCCGCTGTGCTCTGCACTGTCTGATGACAACAGGGTCTTCCCCACATCCTCAGAGGTCTCTGTGAAAACAGAGCAAACCCAAAAATTACACCAGCACACCAAGGCAGATCAACACTCCCTTTCAGTCCTGAATACTCTGTGATTTTTGATCTCCAACGACAAGTATTTCTAACATTTCTCCTCTATCTTCATTCATTTGTTTCAATACCAGCCCATTAACCTCATCATGGCCCATTGCATAAACCTACACAATTTACTTCCTTGCTCACTTTGAATATCTGGAAATTATTCACACACACATCCCTTAGTGCATTTATCACCTTCAATTCTCCCTTTCAAGCAAAAGCCATTCAGCCACCTCTGTCTTCACTGTTCCTTTTTGATGTTTCAAAAGCCTGTTTTCTAAAAAGAAGGCTCATCAAACTGAACATAGTGTTTGAGTCTAGGTCCTATCAAAGAGAGGATTAACAGGAATGAAACTGGTCCCTgaccaggtgatggagctgggggaCTGCTGGGACAGTGGATCTCATTGACCTGCACTCACCAGACTGTTTCCCCTCCCGCTCCTCTGTGCCTGAGTTCCCATCCTTCTCcggagcagctgctggaaggaaCATGCTGCTGGGCATCATCACCTCAGGGGTTGTCACCTAGATACAGGGGAAAGGACatagggagagaaaaaaaaaaaaaaagaaaatattttaaacatctCCAGTTGCAAAACTAGACATCAGTATTGTGAAGTCAGAGACATCATTTTTCCCAGCTCACTGAAGACTTCGTATTTATGAGACAAAGCTCAAATCAGTCAAAAGTGTTTCTACAGTTACATTCTGGACATAATTAGCAGTGCACACTTGAAGAATAAtcttattattaatatttttcctttatgtGGAATTCAGACTTTGATCACTGACAATGTTTTGTCATGGGCTGTGAAACTTCTTGTGCAACCAATTAGGTAGATAAGTTGAAAGGCCCACCTTAAGCTGCTGAAAACATAATAAGGCCCCTAATTAAATCATACCTAGTAAAGTACACTGTAATCTTGAACCAGGGAGCATTGCAGCACTGTTTTCAAAGTGTATCGATGCAGGGAAAGGAGGGGCATGAGAAAGAAAAGTACAAATAAGGAGAGAGGTGACAAAGGAAAGGATGAATAAGAAAAAGGACtaaagagaaagcaaattgtGAAATAAAAAGCTTTCGGTAACCCTTTCCTTGCTCTGACTGATGCATTCTCTTTGCTCCTCTTCAAGTATTTGGCTAGATCCTGCACCATCAAAACCAGTGCAGTGCTGGGACACCACTGCTTCTACAGAGCTGGACAATCTGCATGGCTCAGCTGGAGAGGGTCTTTGGAAGAGCCAAATGTGCACACTCATCCTGTTCTGAAAAACTGTTTCTTTGGATATACCTGGTCACAAAACCATCTCACCAGCAGCCTGCACATGGCTGGCATCAGATGCAGGACAATGAATGTGCTTTTGAATGTCTGGAGACAATGTCTCACACTGCTGGAACACTGCCTCactgcacagggacagacagacccACGTCACTGCCACCACCCCCGTGtttcccagcacagggctcccAGTGCTGGTCAGTGCCTGTGGCAATCAAAGACTCCtccacagccctgagcagctgcccACCTTGCTGACACCCAGGGAGCGTTCCCCTtcctccaggtgctcctgctcccagcctccCACTGCTGGGAAGGTGAGGCAGAACTAAACACTCCCATTCGGGTCTAAGGCAAAACAAGCCTCTCCATCCTTCTGCTGGATATGGAGAGGACATCTGAACCCTGGATTTCAGGAGAGAATGTGTGTGGCTGCTGCATGCCATGTACCCGGCTTTCTGCACAGCCAAGGACCACAAGGCTCTGAGTGAACTGCAGGACATAGGAGCACACCTGTGGCGAAGCTGAAGCTCATAGAAAATCTCAGGATGAAATGGCAGCACAGAAGTGGCTGCAGAGCCGTGAGGGATACAGAGCTCCCTCCCTTTCCTGGGTCAGCCACCGCATGGCAGTGAGTGCCAGGgcccacagagcagcagagaaggCCACTGACATATCCCAGGAGGGGAGCTGAATGCACCAAACTCATTCCACCTTCTACTCTAAACAGCAGCATCTGATGGCTGTGGGTGGTTGGTTGGTAGACGTGAAAGGTCACAGAGTAATTTCCAGTAGCTGGGCTTGGAGGAGGGGGATGAGCATGGATGCCGAGAAGGGGAGGCAAGAAGAAACC
Proteins encoded in this window:
- the ZFHX3 gene encoding zinc finger homeobox protein 3, whose amino-acid sequence is MEGCDSPVIPGKDNGCGIPQHQQWTDLNSAHLPDPAGSMEQPAAESCSPLDSLRVPFPERGPESSAAGAGAEPAGKEVSCGQCAASFAGLQSYMEHRCAGARPPPPLRGESGSDSSEDGEEESDVENLAGEIVYQPDGSAYIVESLSQLVQSGGAGGSGTLPSLLPNSLPKQGEPSAAAPVYPQIINTFHIASSFGKWFEGSDQAFPNTSALAGISPVLHSFRVFDVRHKSNKDYLNSDGSAKSSCVSKDVPNNVDLSKFDGFVLYGKRKPILMCFLCKLSFGYVRSFVTHAVHDHRMTLSEEERKILSNKNISAIIQGIGKDKEPLVSFLEPKNKTFQHPLVSAANLIGPGHSFYGKFSGICMEGEQALQAGAAGGAEPPPAAGVLAPSALLNLGGLTSSALKTPITSVPLGPLASSPTKSSEGKDPGVAGGEKQEGDDQDSLSEKVEPAEEVEEEEEEDVEEEEEEEEEEEEEEDEDDEGCKGLFPNELEDELEDRPQEDAGAVAGSGSSKKDLALSNQSISNSPLMPNVLQTLSRGTASTSSNSASSFVFDGANRRNHLSFNNEGGGASVAEGSRRLDFIDESANKDNATAPEPNESAEGEDGSYISHHQHAGPLCELGGGECPSGSGVECPKCDTVLGSSRSLGGHMTMMHSRNSCKTLKCPKCNWHYKYQQTLEAHMKEKHPEPGGSCVYCKSGQPHPRLARGESYTCGYKPFRCEVCNYSTTTKGNLSIHMQSDKHLNNMQNLQNGGGEQVFSHSAGAAAAAAAAAAAAAANIGSTCGAPSPTKPKTKPTWRCEVCDYETNVARNLRIHMTSEKHMHNMMLLQQNMSQIQHNRHLGLGSLPSPAEAELYQYYLAQNMNLPNLKMDSTSSDAQFMMGGFQLDPTNPMATMAPSLVGGEIPLDMRLGGGQLVSEELMNLGESFTQTNDPSLKLFQCAVCNKFTTDNLDMLGLHMNVERSLPEDEWKAVMGDSYQCKLCRYNTQLKANFQLHCKTDKHVQKYQLVAHIKEGGKANEWRLKCVAIGNPVHLKCNACDYYTNSLEKLRLHTVNSRHEASLKLYKHLQHHESGVEGESCYYHCVLCNYSTKAKLNLIQHVRSMKHQRSESLRKLQRLQKGLPEEEEDLGQIFTIRKCPAAEAEEPSEDVEGPNETAGDAEEPAKEQESGGDKDQSKWTAPASQPEKELTEPPASSKRISFPSSSESPLSFKWSKTSEETKSEQMYQCPYCKYSNTDVNRLRVHAMTQHSVQPMLRCPLCQDMLNNKIHLQLHLTHLHSVSPDCVEKLIMTVTTPEVMMPSSMFLPAAAPEKDGNSGTEEREGKQSETSEDVGKTLLSSDSAEHSGDPKPTPADPSTAREDSGFLCWKKGCSQVFKSSAALQTHFNDVHAKRPQLPVSDRHVYKYRCNQCSLAFKTIEKLQLHSQYHVIRAATMCCLCQRSFRTFQALKKHLETSHLELSEADIQQLYGGLLVNGDLLAMGDPSLAEDHTIIVEEDKEEESDLEDKQSPTGSDSGSVQEDSGSEPKRALPFRKGPNFTMEKFLDPSRPYKCTVCKESFTQKNILLVHYNSVSHLHKLKRALQESATGQPEPTSSPDNKPFKCNTCNVAYSQSSTLEIHMRSVLHQTKARAAKLEAAGGSSNGAGNSSSSSSLSLGSSTPSPVSATNSNAFATTSTSTSGTTPIPSLLNQVSSDSVGIPPLGNAVSTNISSSAEPKEVNRKKLADMIASRQQQQQQQQQQQQQQQQQAQTLAQAQVQAHLQQELQQQAALLQSQLFNPALLPHFPMTTETLLQLQQQQHLLFPFYIPSAEFQLNPEVSLPVTSGALTLTGTGPSLLEDLKAQVQLPQQSHPQLLQQQQGQLSLSQPHSVLLQQSQHPEKKNKSIVKEKDKETPRERESAERGDNNITLKESLPDNLKPKEKKDFVPGSSSEPSILPPRIASDARGNATKALLENFGFELVIQYNENKQKGQKKNGKTEQGENLEKLECDTCGKFFSNILILKSHQEHVHQHYFPFKQLERFAKQYREHYDKLYPLRPQTPEPPPPPPPPPPLPPAPPQPAAAPAIPTSAPPITSPTIAPAQPSVPLTQLSMPMELPIFSPLMMQTMPLQTLPAQLPPQLGPVDPLPADLAQLYQHQLNPSLLQQQQNKRPRTRITDDQLRVLRQYFDINNSPSEEQIKEMADKSGLPQKVIKHWFRNTLFKERQRNKDSPYNFSNPPITSLEELKIDSRPPSPEPQKQEYWGSKRSSRTRFTDYQLRVLQDFFDANAYPKDDEFEQLSNLLNLPTRVIVVWFQNARQKARKNYENQGEGKDGERRELTNDRYIRTSNLNYQCKKCSLVFQRIFDLIKHQKKLCYKDEDEDGQDDSQNEDSMDAIELLTPTSSSCSTPMPSQAYSTPTSSANATSSALLQLTAEADDSSTFSSKAEATDEKPKQSEPPSTQQNQTQEKQVQPKQEPQQQQDQGEQKTSSAHQKISQLSSPSSLQQPPPPQPPQCSLSQSSPSPSQLSHLSLKPIHTSTPQQLANLPPQLIPYQCDQCKLAFPSFEHWQEHQQLHFLSAQNQFIHPPFLDRTLDMPFMLFDPSNPLLASQLLSGTLPQIPASSATSPSTPTSTMNTLKRKLEEKASASPGENDSGTGGEEPQRDKRLRTTITPEQLEILYQKYLLDSNPTRKMLDHIAHEVGLKKRVVQVWFQNTRARERKGQFRAVGPAQAHRRCPFCRALFKAKTALEAHIRSRHWHEAKRAGYNLTLSAMLLDCDGGLQMKGDIFDGASFSHMPPTSSDGQSVPLSPVNKSMELSPRTLLSPSSIKVEGVEDFESPSMSSVNLNFDQTKLDNDDCSSVNTAITDTTTGDEGNADNDSATGIATETKSTSGPSEGLTKAAMIAMSEYEDRLSSGLVSPAPSFYSKEYDNEGTVDYSETSSLADPCSPSPGASGSASKSGESGDRPGQKRFRTQMTNLQLKVLKSCFNDYRTPTMLECEVLGNDIGLPKRVVQVWFQNARAKEKKSKLSMAKHFGINQTSYEGPKTECTLCGIKYSARLSVRDHIFSQQHISKVKETIGSQLDKEKEYFDPATVRQLMAQQELDRIKKANEVLGLAAQQQGMFDNTPLQALNLPAAYPALQGIPPVLLPGLNSPSLPGFTPSNTALTSPKPNLMGLPSTSVPSPGLPTSGLPNKQPPAALSSPTPAQATAAVAPQQPPATTPQPQQPAPAQRKEKENEKAKEKEKAPKGKGDTLPGPKKEKGEAPAGTLAAPLPTMEYAVEPAQLQALQAALNSDPTTLLTSQFLPYFVPGFSPYYAPQIPGALQSGYLQPMYGMEGLFPYSPALSQALLGLSPGSLLQQYQQYQQSLQEALQQQQRQQQQQQQQQQQQQQKPQQPKGSQTPVPAGAATPDKDPAKEPPKQEEQKNAPREVSPLLPKPQEEPEAEGKGADSLCDPFIVPKVQYKLVCRKCQACFGDQEAASDHLKSLCFFGQSVANLHEMVLHVPTGSGQGSGSYQCVACESTVCGDEALSQHLESAPHKHRTITRAARNAKEHPSLLPHSACPPDPSTASTSQSAAHSNDSPPPPRPPPASPHASRKPWPPAAPRAPPGQPPPPPFPPLSSSSTVTSSSCSTSGVQPSMPTDDYSEESDTDLSQKSDGPASPAEGPQDPGCPKDSGLASIGMDTFRL